A genomic window from Bernardetia sp. includes:
- a CDS encoding small-conductance mechanosensitive channel, translating to MKNRKLLLISFLLVFIIPTVSSYIKWGGMPPGYGFFPAQKVVTDPPFNLTYFILASIVAVIILLFLLFPRIFGFKKYTPITPPPPKVSYPKWFYPAVVITLISWFLMWARIKILYPIEHFTFVPLWWGFIFVLDGIVYKRNGGVSLISSKPNTMKLLAVSSAFSWFVFEYLNFFVLENWYYPNNKVLTNFGNISWQLLSYTTVLPAIFEWYSLLKTFKGINNYYKKGPSIKPSNLVQWVLLILGFILLLLMGYFPFILFWVLWVSLVPVLVPAMSISKLWNPFTAISEKGDWSFVILIAIATVVNGFFWEFWNFGSEWFHDYAPTNPNYWKYAIPYLDKFHIFSEMPVLGYFGYLFFGNVCWVLWLVVAYLVGFDPSIKLKNQD from the coding sequence ATGAAAAATAGAAAGCTACTGCTCATATCATTTCTTTTAGTATTTATTATTCCTACTGTATCTTCTTATATAAAATGGGGTGGCATGCCCCCTGGGTATGGTTTTTTTCCTGCACAAAAAGTTGTTACAGACCCTCCTTTCAACCTTACTTATTTTATATTAGCTAGTATCGTTGCTGTTATAATTTTACTCTTTCTTCTTTTTCCAAGGATTTTTGGTTTTAAAAAATATACACCTATAACTCCCCCTCCTCCTAAAGTAAGTTATCCAAAATGGTTTTATCCAGCAGTAGTGATTACACTTATAAGCTGGTTCTTGATGTGGGCAAGAATAAAAATTTTATATCCTATAGAACATTTTACCTTCGTTCCTCTTTGGTGGGGGTTTATTTTTGTTTTAGATGGAATAGTTTATAAGAGAAATGGTGGTGTATCTTTGATTTCATCTAAACCCAATACAATGAAACTACTGGCTGTAAGCTCTGCATTCAGTTGGTTTGTATTTGAATATTTGAATTTTTTTGTCCTAGAAAATTGGTATTACCCTAACAATAAAGTCCTAACCAACTTTGGAAATATCTCTTGGCAACTCTTGTCTTACACTACTGTTCTTCCAGCCATTTTTGAGTGGTATTCACTTCTAAAAACTTTTAAAGGCATCAATAACTACTACAAAAAAGGACCTTCTATCAAACCATCAAATCTAGTACAATGGGTGCTTCTCATATTAGGTTTTATACTTTTGTTATTGATGGGCTACTTCCCTTTCATTCTCTTTTGGGTTCTTTGGGTGTCTTTAGTTCCTGTTTTAGTTCCAGCTATGAGTATATCTAAGCTTTGGAATCCTTTTACTGCTATATCGGAAAAGGGAGATTGGTCGTTTGTAATTTTGATTGCAATCGCTACTGTTGTTAATGGTTTTTTCTGGGAGTTTTGGAATTTTGGAAGTGAGTGGTTTCACGATTATGCTCCTACTAATCCTAACTACTGGAAATATGCAATTCCTTACTTAGATAAATTTCATATTTTCTCTGAAATGCCTGTACTTGGCTACTTTGGCTATTTATTTTTTGGTAACGTGTGTTGGGTACTGTGGTTAGTTGTAGCTTATCTTGTCGGATTTGACCCTTCTATAAAATTAAAAAATCAAGATTAA
- a CDS encoding tetratricopeptide repeat protein, with translation MKSKCLSVQFLMLNSLLFFILFVSNSLQAQPEAYNKAVEMAQNGNPKEGLELLKSALNADSKNSELLYYTGFYLEQLKNVPKAVELYKEAIKIDKTNFEANYRLGFLYEKIDSAEQAFAYYKTALLHVPSTQEEEKNTILARIIVLSDATQKIDKETVAYADTYFKSQEIEKIPPPVALALANILYQNSEYENAQKLTKPILEKTNSNAYPVQKAAFIYTSCAFRLQDFDGMATYYARIQDKRLKTELENTAPKYYYNLGYVYFFMYDFDKSMRYLRTALTIKTDYSPAQVFLNKVEHQKEDRSEVIDHIRQKIKFSEHKSHDAAYYYDLTRLCVYEKRYNEAIKVADSCLQLEPNRQEVYFLEAIANYKTIKDKEGVVIVEQALKKFPKLDNETRSKYYFLLGLLQKRLKNYGEAEKAFEQAKRGVFEDAAHWELSKLRE, from the coding sequence ATGAAAAGTAAATGTTTATCTGTTCAATTTCTAATGCTAAATAGCTTGCTATTTTTCATACTTTTTGTCTCTAATTCTTTACAAGCACAGCCAGAAGCCTACAACAAAGCCGTTGAGATGGCACAAAATGGAAATCCGAAGGAAGGCTTAGAGTTGCTCAAGTCAGCACTCAATGCAGATAGTAAAAATTCGGAGTTACTTTATTATACAGGCTTTTATTTAGAGCAACTCAAAAATGTTCCAAAAGCAGTTGAACTTTATAAAGAGGCTATAAAAATAGATAAAACTAATTTTGAAGCCAATTATAGATTAGGGTTTCTTTATGAAAAAATAGATTCGGCAGAGCAGGCATTTGCTTATTATAAGACAGCACTTCTTCATGTCCCAAGTACGCAAGAAGAGGAGAAAAATACGATTTTGGCAAGAATTATTGTTCTTTCTGATGCTACACAGAAAATAGATAAAGAAACTGTGGCGTATGCAGATACGTATTTCAAATCACAAGAAATAGAAAAAATTCCTCCTCCTGTGGCACTTGCTTTGGCAAATATTCTCTATCAAAATTCAGAGTATGAAAATGCCCAAAAACTGACGAAACCTATTTTAGAAAAGACCAATTCAAATGCATATCCTGTTCAGAAAGCAGCTTTTATTTATACCAGTTGTGCTTTTCGCTTGCAAGACTTTGATGGTATGGCAACCTACTATGCAAGAATACAAGATAAAAGATTGAAAACAGAGCTAGAAAACACAGCTCCGAAGTATTATTACAATTTGGGTTATGTGTATTTTTTTATGTACGACTTTGATAAAAGTATGCGCTATCTTCGAACTGCCCTCACTATCAAGACTGACTATTCTCCTGCACAAGTTTTTCTCAATAAGGTAGAGCATCAAAAAGAGGATAGGTCAGAAGTTATAGACCATATTCGACAAAAAATAAAATTTTCTGAACACAAATCACACGATGCAGCCTACTATTATGACCTTACTCGCCTTTGTGTATATGAAAAACGTTATAATGAAGCCATTAAAGTAGCCGATTCATGTTTACAATTAGAGCCTAATAGGCAAGAAGTATATTTTTTGGAGGCTATTGCAAATTATAAAACTATTAAAGATAAAGAAGGAGTAGTAATTGTAGAGCAAGCCCTCAAAAAATTTCCAAAACTAGATAATGAAACTCGCTCAAAATATTATTTTCTGTTAGGATTATTACAAAAAAGACTCAAAAACTATGGAGAAGCTGAAAAAGCCTTCGAACAAGCCAAACGAGGTGTTTTTGAAGATGCAGCTCATTGGGAACTTAGCAAACTTAGAGAATAA
- a CDS encoding formylglycine-generating enzyme family protein → MKTRFTSTHIFSFFLSAFGIAIIILGSGFFPASLDKEYTHSTHYFAKTQQDTTGMVLVKGSIFNMGSTTFENEMPIHEVELDDFYMGRYEVTVKEYRAFCEATGRDMPKEPMWGWDDNHPIVGVTWDDANQYAEWAGKRLPTEAEWEYAARGGLKTNHYTYSGANYAEVVGWYERNSVEMVQPVGLKKPNELGIYDMSGNVWEWCYDHYGRYQQHRQKNPKGVPQGLNRSIRGGSWFGNKGNLRIANRYYNPQGFGSNLIGFRVAMDAK, encoded by the coding sequence ATGAAAACTCGTTTTACTTCTACTCACATTTTTTCTTTTTTTCTTTCTGCCTTTGGAATAGCTATCATTATCTTAGGAAGTGGTTTTTTTCCTGCTTCGTTAGATAAAGAATACACTCATTCTACCCATTATTTTGCCAAGACACAACAAGACACCACAGGAATGGTCTTGGTAAAAGGAAGTATTTTCAATATGGGCAGCACTACTTTTGAAAATGAAATGCCTATCCATGAAGTGGAACTAGATGATTTCTATATGGGTAGGTATGAAGTTACTGTCAAAGAATACAGAGCTTTTTGTGAGGCAACAGGCAGAGATATGCCTAAAGAACCAATGTGGGGCTGGGACGATAATCACCCTATTGTTGGAGTAACATGGGATGATGCTAATCAATATGCTGAATGGGCTGGAAAACGCCTTCCTACAGAAGCTGAGTGGGAATATGCAGCACGAGGAGGACTAAAAACAAATCATTATACATATTCAGGAGCAAATTATGCTGAAGTTGTGGGCTGGTATGAAAGAAACTCTGTTGAGATGGTACAACCAGTAGGGTTGAAAAAACCAAATGAATTAGGTATTTATGATATGTCTGGAAACGTATGGGAGTGGTGTTACGACCATTATGGACGTTATCAGCAGCATCGTCAGAAAAATCCTAAAGGAGTTCCACAAGGCTTGAATCGTTCTATCAGAGGAGGCAGTTGGTTTGGAAACAAAGGAAATCTACGTATTGCCAACCGTTATTACAATCCACAAGGTTTTGGAAGCAATTTGATTGGTTTTAGAGTAGCAATGGATGCTAAATAA
- a CDS encoding DUF1361 domain-containing protein: MASNKKKYLTTLLISTILSVGILFVRNLVENNSNYNFLLWNLFLGFIPFGVVLLIDIFYQKLNTILIVLGVCLWLLFYPNAPYMISDLIHVDKNSSVVLYDTLIIFSLSILSLFYGFYSLKLVYEILVKWKSKKIANFLISFCIVLSSFGIYLGRILRLNSWDVFTKPIQTAITIFEHLFPVTKNPVTYLVIFLFSFVQFMVWFLIKDFKYVE; encoded by the coding sequence ATGGCTTCTAACAAAAAGAAATATCTCACTACACTTCTTATCTCAACAATTTTGTCAGTTGGAATACTTTTCGTTCGCAATTTGGTAGAAAATAATTCTAACTACAACTTTTTGCTTTGGAATTTATTTTTAGGATTTATTCCTTTTGGAGTAGTTTTGCTAATTGATATTTTCTACCAAAAATTAAATACAATCCTTATTGTCTTAGGTGTTTGTCTTTGGCTTCTTTTCTATCCAAATGCTCCCTATATGATTAGTGATTTGATTCATGTAGATAAAAATAGTTCTGTTGTGTTATATGATACACTTATTATTTTTTCACTTTCTATTCTGTCTCTCTTTTATGGGTTCTATTCTTTAAAGTTAGTATATGAAATCTTAGTCAAATGGAAAAGCAAAAAGATTGCAAACTTTCTTATCAGTTTCTGTATTGTCTTGAGTAGCTTTGGAATTTACTTAGGTAGAATACTACGACTTAATTCTTGGGACGTATTTACTAAGCCTATCCAAACAGCAATTACTATTTTTGAACATCTTTTTCCAGTTACGAAAAATCCTGTTACTTATTTAGTAATTTTTCTCTTCAGTTTTGTACAGTTTATGGTATGGTTTCTTATTAAAGACTTCAAGTATGTAGAATAG
- a CDS encoding DNA polymerase/3'-5' exonuclease PolX, with protein MTNKQLAQAFKLTGSLLELHNENSFKVRSYTGTATRLENLNEVAAELSQKQLVELGFSQNMSEKIFSLLENGSFKELDDLTAQTPTGVFEMLNIKGLGAKKIRVIWQELDIETTKDLYEATQDGSLEKTKGFGKKTAENIASQIKFLEKQEGKHRINVAFQYSDYIIQNLEKQDFIEKINVAGQGRRHEPVIDTISFVAILKKEKTTKEAFEFLNDLDGISQDKKQSSPFLWKGNFDEVDLNIEIHFTDKESFYGKLLRESASTSHLNYAEKNAVNEEVSLLEYSYQKSESEEEIYKKIGAKFIPAPLRNGRENNNSEWKWIKENSQSELLELQDLKGTIHNHSTYSDGQNSIEQMALAAQELGHSYLVISDHSQSAFYANGLNKERVEKQWEEIEILNQKLAPFRIFKGIESDILNDGSLDYDENTLKGFEVVIASVHSTLGMSEEKATERLLKAIQNPYTKILGHPTGRLLLRREGYPIDHKKIIDACAECNVAIEINANPYRLDLDWKWIDYAMQKKVWLCISPDAHSTEGLKDSNWGVKVAQKGGLLKSKTLNTLSVEEFESWIESK; from the coding sequence ATGACTAACAAACAGCTCGCTCAAGCCTTCAAACTGACAGGTTCACTTTTAGAACTCCACAATGAAAATTCCTTTAAGGTTCGTTCTTATACAGGAACAGCAACACGTTTAGAAAATCTGAATGAAGTGGCTGCCGAACTCTCTCAAAAACAGCTTGTAGAGTTAGGTTTTAGTCAAAATATGAGTGAGAAAATATTTTCTCTTTTAGAAAATGGAAGTTTTAAGGAATTAGATGACCTTACAGCACAAACACCCACAGGAGTTTTTGAAATGCTCAATATTAAAGGCTTAGGAGCAAAGAAAATTCGTGTAATTTGGCAAGAATTAGACATTGAAACTACAAAAGACCTCTACGAAGCTACACAAGATGGCTCACTAGAAAAAACAAAAGGCTTTGGTAAGAAAACAGCTGAAAATATTGCTAGTCAGATAAAGTTTTTAGAAAAACAAGAGGGGAAACATCGAATCAATGTAGCTTTTCAGTATTCAGATTATATTATTCAAAACTTAGAAAAACAAGATTTTATAGAAAAAATAAATGTAGCAGGACAAGGCAGAAGGCACGAACCTGTTATTGATACTATTTCTTTTGTGGCTATTCTGAAAAAAGAAAAAACTACTAAAGAAGCCTTTGAGTTTTTAAATGATTTGGACGGAATTAGTCAAGATAAAAAACAAAGCTCGCCGTTTCTTTGGAAAGGAAATTTTGATGAAGTTGATTTGAATATAGAAATTCATTTTACAGATAAAGAAAGTTTTTATGGGAAACTGTTGAGAGAATCGGCTTCTACTTCGCACCTCAATTATGCTGAAAAAAATGCAGTAAACGAAGAAGTTTCTTTACTTGAATATTCATATCAAAAATCAGAGTCAGAAGAAGAGATTTATAAAAAGATAGGAGCAAAATTTATTCCTGCACCTCTCCGAAATGGAAGAGAAAATAATAATAGCGAATGGAAATGGATAAAAGAAAATTCGCAATCTGAACTTTTAGAGCTGCAAGACTTAAAGGGAACAATCCACAACCATTCTACGTACAGCGACGGACAAAACAGCATCGAACAAATGGCTTTAGCAGCCCAAGAGTTAGGGCATTCGTATCTAGTAATTTCTGACCACTCACAATCTGCTTTTTATGCTAACGGCTTGAACAAAGAACGAGTAGAAAAACAGTGGGAAGAAATAGAAATCTTGAATCAAAAACTAGCTCCTTTCCGTATCTTCAAAGGAATAGAATCCGATATTTTGAATGATGGAAGTTTGGATTATGATGAAAATACGCTCAAAGGCTTTGAAGTAGTGATTGCTTCTGTGCATTCTACACTAGGAATGAGTGAAGAAAAAGCAACTGAACGTCTTTTAAAAGCCATTCAAAATCCATATACAAAAATCTTAGGACACCCCACAGGAAGACTACTTTTAAGACGTGAAGGCTACCCAATAGACCACAAAAAAATCATTGATGCTTGTGCAGAATGCAATGTAGCGATTGAAATAAATGCAAATCCGTATCGCTTAGATTTGGATTGGAAATGGATTGATTATGCAATGCAAAAAAAGGTGTGGCTCTGTATCAGTCCAGATGCACATTCTACCGAAGGTCTAAAAGACAGCAACTGGGGCGTAAAAGTAGCTCAAAAAGGAGGACTTCTAAAATCTAAAACCCTCAATACACTTTCTGTGGAGGAGTTTGAGAGTTGGATTGAGAGTAAGTGA
- a CDS encoding CBS domain-containing protein — protein sequence MGDLNVRIADNQLDLNEFTRYLLKDIQALELMLKKDCFDTEQMHIGAEQEICLVDDHGKPSATALEVLEALGNENFTTELARFNVECNLEPQPFKGDCFSKLEAETIELLKALEKITKKHDIDYILTGILPTIRKFDLTTANITPLDRYYALMNSLKKLRGKETYELKIEGIDELNTLHDTALVEACNTSFQVHLQVKPENFVSKYNVAMAISAPILAAACNSPMLFNKRLWSETRIALFRQSVDTRISSEHLRERSPRVMFGNKWLKGSILDLYREDIMRFRVLLTTDIDEDVLKMVQEGKTPKLRALNVHNSTVYRWNRPCYGVSPNGKPHLRIENRILPAGPTVVDEVANAALWIGAMNAFEDTYPDVSEIMEFDDARANFMNVARHGLRVDVKWVNGKKMSIKDLLLKEIIPMARKGLQKARVNQTDIDKYIGVIEARVKSEQTGANWMLQSYSKLIKQTTKEEVMTAITVAIAAKQKSNKPIHTWKLATIEDISDWQPSDLLVEEFMDTDLFTVTEDDVPEFAADIMDWQRIRYLPVECRDGVLGGLVSSRLLLRYFTSQQRDIKNNVKTVKDLMITNVHTVSPEANIYEAMDLMRKHKVGCLPVVANKNLVGIITEANFLNITASLLKRIAERRRKRREQNGKSEKSNNISQPQNLKELEISIEDIKVEK from the coding sequence ATGGGAGACTTGAACGTAAGAATAGCAGACAATCAGCTTGACCTCAATGAGTTTACACGCTACCTACTCAAAGATATTCAAGCCCTTGAATTGATGCTCAAAAAAGATTGCTTCGATACAGAACAAATGCACATTGGAGCAGAACAAGAAATCTGTTTGGTAGATGACCACGGAAAACCCTCTGCCACAGCCTTAGAAGTATTGGAAGCCTTAGGAAATGAAAATTTTACCACCGAACTTGCTCGCTTCAATGTAGAATGTAATTTAGAGCCACAGCCTTTCAAGGGAGATTGTTTTTCCAAACTAGAAGCTGAGACAATAGAATTATTAAAAGCATTAGAGAAAATTACAAAAAAACATGATATAGATTATATCTTAACAGGAATCCTTCCCACTATTCGAAAGTTTGACCTAACGACGGCTAATATTACTCCCTTAGACCGTTATTATGCTTTAATGAACTCATTAAAAAAATTGAGAGGAAAAGAAACCTACGAGCTCAAAATTGAAGGAATAGACGAACTCAATACATTGCATGATACAGCACTTGTGGAGGCGTGCAATACCAGTTTTCAAGTGCATTTACAAGTAAAACCAGAAAATTTTGTTTCAAAATATAATGTTGCAATGGCTATTTCAGCACCCATTTTGGCAGCAGCTTGCAACTCTCCGATGCTTTTCAATAAGCGTCTTTGGAGTGAAACAAGAATTGCACTTTTCCGTCAGTCAGTCGACACTCGTATTTCATCAGAGCATTTGCGTGAGCGCAGTCCTCGTGTGATGTTTGGCAATAAATGGCTCAAAGGTTCTATCTTAGATTTGTATCGTGAGGATATTATGCGTTTTAGAGTTCTCTTGACAACAGATATTGATGAAGATGTTTTGAAGATGGTTCAAGAAGGCAAAACACCAAAATTACGTGCTTTGAATGTTCATAATTCGACAGTATATCGTTGGAATCGTCCGTGTTATGGTGTAAGTCCAAATGGAAAACCTCATTTGAGAATCGAAAACCGTATTTTGCCAGCAGGTCCAACAGTGGTAGATGAAGTAGCCAATGCAGCTCTTTGGATTGGTGCAATGAATGCCTTTGAAGATACTTATCCAGACGTAAGCGAAATAATGGAGTTTGATGATGCTCGTGCTAATTTTATGAATGTAGCTCGCCATGGCTTGCGTGTGGATGTAAAGTGGGTCAATGGTAAAAAAATGAGTATAAAGGATTTACTTTTGAAAGAAATAATTCCAATGGCAAGAAAAGGCTTGCAAAAAGCTAGAGTAAATCAGACTGACATCGATAAATATATTGGTGTAATTGAAGCTCGTGTAAAATCCGAACAAACAGGAGCAAATTGGATGCTTCAATCCTATTCCAAACTCATCAAACAAACTACAAAAGAGGAAGTGATGACAGCCATCACAGTAGCGATTGCAGCCAAACAAAAGAGTAACAAACCTATTCATACGTGGAAACTCGCCACGATTGAAGATATTTCGGATTGGCAGCCTTCAGATTTGTTAGTGGAAGAGTTTATGGACACTGACCTTTTTACGGTTACAGAAGATGATGTACCCGAGTTTGCAGCCGATATTATGGACTGGCAGCGCATTCGTTACTTGCCTGTGGAATGTCGTGATGGTGTTTTGGGTGGGCTTGTCTCTTCTCGTCTTTTGCTTCGTTATTTTACTTCTCAACAAAGAGATATAAAAAATAATGTCAAGACAGTAAAAGATTTGATGATAACCAATGTCCATACTGTTTCTCCAGAGGCAAATATCTATGAAGCTATGGACTTGATGCGAAAACACAAAGTGGGATGCTTGCCTGTGGTGGCAAATAAAAACCTTGTTGGAATTATTACAGAGGCTAATTTCTTAAATATTACAGCTAGTCTGTTGAAACGCATTGCAGAGCGCAGAAGAAAACGCAGAGAACAGAACGGGAAGAGTGAAAAATCAAACAATATTTCACAACCTCAAAACCTAAAAGAACTAGAAATTAGTATAGAAGATATAAAAGTAGAAAAGTAA
- a CDS encoding 7TM diverse intracellular signaling domain-containing protein, with protein sequence MKYFYILFFVFIPIVLFAQDRVIQFEDAKEIMVIGETIEFLEDKTGTLTINDVLSDAYQQQFKLNNKKVFTYAATRSAFWFKITVNNLTNDKLWLEAGSTYARYIDFFALDSSSNYSLVAQTGTFRPEQSKLVDVNLFWFPLTTTKPTYQTQNTYYLRVEEALTFELPLQIGTLPALYKNKTKNDFLTAGFLGIMIIMILYNAFIYLSTKDIIYVYYIGYLLLMSISMTYANGYPFIQDINIGFIDKKWWNNYFLFWHPFVYLFIGIFCIKYLNLSSSKGKIVRQIIIAELVIISGVFPLLTLFGVELVDTVAPFQGCILLLYATCLVTAYYYAFKGDKQARFYALGWTFMITGVFTFFFVLFGVIPFNPYTRNALYFGVALEVWMFSLALGDRMNIIRREKEFIQAELLKTSEEHRKFVETQNKRLEEKVEERTEELNVVNEELSVNLERLNEQNILIEKKNQDILSSITYAQQIQGAILPSLSEIKENLPKSMIFFRPKDVVSGDFYFYSKKEQDIFIASVDCTGHGVPGAFMSLIGNDLLHQIIHAKNILHPDEILNTLRLEITRALKQKSGTNRDGMDIAICRINLSVEKPFLEYAGAKQPLVYFQQGEMHKIKGDKIIIGGATDYFKGQKFKLHKVFIDKPTTFYLYSDGIQDQFGGERNKKFMPRRLYQLLTEIQEAPFTEQEQKVEEVINTWKGFHKQIDDMLLIGFKLES encoded by the coding sequence ATGAAATACTTTTATATACTTTTTTTTGTTTTTATACCAATAGTTTTGTTTGCTCAAGATAGAGTTATTCAGTTTGAAGATGCAAAGGAAATTATGGTAATAGGAGAAACAATAGAGTTTTTAGAAGACAAAACAGGAACACTTACCATAAATGATGTATTATCAGATGCATATCAGCAGCAGTTCAAATTAAATAATAAAAAAGTATTTACTTATGCAGCAACTCGTAGTGCATTTTGGTTTAAGATTACTGTCAATAACCTCACTAATGACAAACTTTGGCTAGAAGCTGGTAGTACCTATGCAAGATATATAGATTTTTTTGCTCTTGATAGCTCTTCAAATTATTCATTAGTTGCACAAACAGGTACATTTCGCCCAGAGCAATCTAAATTGGTAGACGTAAATTTATTTTGGTTTCCACTTACTACAACTAAGCCAACTTATCAGACCCAAAACACTTATTACTTGAGAGTTGAAGAAGCTCTAACCTTTGAGTTACCTCTTCAAATTGGAACATTACCTGCTCTTTACAAAAACAAGACAAAAAATGATTTTCTTACGGCAGGGTTCTTAGGAATTATGATAATCATGATTCTCTATAATGCTTTCATATATCTCTCTACTAAAGACATTATATATGTATATTATATTGGATATTTACTACTAATGTCTATATCAATGACCTACGCCAATGGTTATCCTTTCATTCAAGATATAAATATTGGCTTTATTGATAAGAAATGGTGGAATAATTACTTTTTGTTTTGGCATCCTTTTGTGTATTTATTTATAGGGATTTTCTGTATTAAATACTTAAATCTTAGTAGTTCAAAAGGAAAAATAGTTAGGCAAATTATTATAGCAGAACTTGTAATTATATCTGGTGTATTTCCTCTCCTTACCTTATTTGGAGTAGAATTGGTGGATACTGTTGCTCCTTTCCAAGGATGTATATTATTGCTCTATGCTACTTGCTTAGTTACTGCTTATTATTATGCCTTCAAAGGAGATAAACAAGCCCGTTTTTATGCTTTAGGCTGGACTTTTATGATTACAGGAGTTTTTACTTTTTTCTTTGTTTTATTTGGTGTTATTCCTTTTAATCCATATACTCGCAATGCTTTATATTTTGGGGTAGCCTTAGAGGTTTGGATGTTCTCTTTAGCTTTAGGAGATAGAATGAATATTATACGAAGAGAGAAAGAGTTCATACAAGCAGAGCTGCTCAAAACCTCTGAAGAACACAGAAAGTTTGTAGAAACTCAAAACAAGAGGTTAGAAGAAAAGGTAGAAGAACGTACAGAAGAACTCAATGTAGTAAATGAAGAGCTTTCAGTAAACTTAGAAAGGCTAAATGAACAAAACATACTCATAGAAAAAAAGAATCAAGATATTTTATCTAGTATTACTTACGCTCAGCAAATTCAAGGAGCTATATTACCAAGTCTTTCAGAGATAAAAGAAAATTTGCCAAAGAGTATGATTTTCTTCCGACCTAAAGATGTCGTTTCTGGAGATTTTTACTTTTATTCTAAAAAAGAACAAGATATCTTTATCGCTTCAGTAGATTGTACTGGACATGGTGTTCCTGGTGCATTTATGTCTTTAATAGGAAATGATTTACTACATCAAATTATTCATGCTAAAAACATTCTTCATCCAGATGAAATACTTAATACACTCCGATTAGAAATTACTAGAGCCTTAAAGCAAAAGAGTGGTACAAACAGAGACGGAATGGATATTGCCATTTGCCGAATCAATCTTTCTGTAGAAAAACCCTTTTTAGAATATGCAGGAGCTAAACAACCTCTTGTTTATTTTCAGCAAGGAGAAATGCATAAAATAAAAGGAGATAAAATAATCATTGGAGGAGCAACAGATTATTTTAAAGGACAAAAGTTTAAGTTGCATAAAGTATTTATAGATAAACCAACTACTTTCTATCTTTATTCTGATGGAATACAAGATCAGTTTGGGGGAGAGCGAAATAAAAAGTTTATGCCTCGTCGTCTCTACCAACTGCTTACAGAAATACAGGAAGCTCCATTTACAGAGCAGGAACAAAAAGTAGAAGAGGTGATCAATACATGGAAAGGATTTCATAAGCAAATAGATGATATGCTCCTAATAGGTTTCAAATTAGAAAGTTGA
- a CDS encoding fumarylacetoacetate hydrolase family protein, producing the protein MKILCIGRNYADHIAELNNERPSEPVIFLKPDTAILKNNDPFYHPDFSKDIHHEAELILRICKEGKYIEEQFAASYYDKIGLGIDFTARDLQSKAKEKGLPWDIAKGFNGSAPISEWIDISTLRDLNSIDFHLNVNGQTRQKGNNELMIWNFNEIIAYISTFFTLKVGDIIFTGTPAGVGKINIGDRLEGFIREKKMLDFEIK; encoded by the coding sequence ATGAAAATTCTTTGTATTGGTAGAAATTACGCTGACCATATTGCCGAACTCAATAACGAACGTCCTTCTGAACCTGTCATTTTTTTAAAGCCAGATACGGCTATTCTCAAAAATAATGACCCATTTTATCACCCAGATTTTAGTAAAGATATTCATCATGAAGCAGAACTCATTTTGAGAATATGTAAGGAAGGAAAATACATTGAAGAACAGTTTGCAGCTTCATATTATGATAAAATTGGTTTAGGGATAGATTTTACGGCAAGAGATTTGCAATCCAAAGCTAAGGAAAAAGGTCTTCCGTGGGATATTGCTAAAGGCTTCAATGGTTCTGCACCTATTTCAGAATGGATAGATATTTCGACGTTAAGAGACCTCAATTCTATTGATTTTCACTTGAATGTAAACGGACAGACACGCCAAAAAGGAAATAACGAGCTTATGATTTGGAATTTTAATGAAATTATAGCTTATATTTCTACCTTTTTTACACTCAAAGTAGGAGATATTATCTTTACAGGTACGCCAGCAGGAGTAGGAAAAATAAACATTGGCGATAGGTTAGAGGGTTTTATAAGAGAGAAAAAAATGTTAGATTTCGAAATTAAATAA